The genomic region CAGGCCGCCGGAGAGCAGGCGGGCGTTGCCCTGCACCGTCGACAGCGTGGCGGAGAACACCACCTTGGGGAGCGGCTTCCAGAGTGCGGCCCACTCCAGCTCGGGGTCGCCGAGCGATGGATCCTGGTCGGCGGTCTCCCAGTACAGCATCGTCTCGTACAGCCGTCGTCCCAACAGGTGGACGTCGATCTTTCGGATCTCGTCGATCCAGAAGCGGAAGACGTCCTCGTCGGGCTCCGTCCAGTCGAAGCTGCCGTCCGGCCCGACGATGTAGCCGTCAAGGGAGACGCCCATCGAGTAGGTCACGTTGCGCATCAGAAGTCCTCCTCGGAGACAGGAGCGACACTACGACCGCCACCGCCGCAGGACTCATCTCGGCTCGCGGCCCGTCCTCAGATCTATCCGAGGACCTCAGCCCTGTGGGGTCCGAAGCCGGCGCTGTCGTGCTTCCGCCGGAACCAGCTCTCCGGCCCCACATGTTCGGGTGCGTCCGGCGTGCACACTGCACGAGCCGGGCACAGTCTGTGGGCGCCGGCAGCCGGCAACTGGCAGCCATCCCACGCAGACGAAAGAGGCGCCATGGCCGATCAACCAGACGAGACCCCCCCGCAGCTCACCCATGAGCGACGAGGAGCGGTACGAATACACCACGGGCATCCTCGCCGGATCGGAGGACTACTCCCTCTTCGGCGAGCGTGTCTTCAAGGGCTGGTACGACGCCGACGGCAACCCCTGCACCCTGAGGAGATACAAAACGGGCCCGAACGGCACGCCCGTCCCCGTCGACCCCAATGAGCCCCCACCCGTTCACCGGCCCTGACGAGCTCGTGCCCGCTGTCGGCGTTGGACCTCGCACCCCTTGTTTCGGACTCGACCCCTGCACTGGCGCTGCACCGCACGGTTGACCTGGCCCGGCATGCCGAACGTCTGGGCTACGCCCGCTACCGGATCGCCGAGCACCGACGTTCGACCATCACCGCCAGCAGCCGGTCCGCCCGGTCCCCTTGTGTCAGCCGGTCACGGAACTCGCTCAGCACCGAGAAGTCGAATCCCGCGTCATCCAGCTCCAGGCGCAGGCAGTACTTCCAGTCCAGAGGGCATCGGACGGCCTCCGCCGCCTGCCGATCGGTCAGATTCTCCGTGTACTGCAACACCGACACCAGCGCCAGCCGGGCCGGTGACAGGCCTGGGTGACCGTCCTCCGGATACCAGTCGGCGAAATCCTCGTC from Streptomyces sp. NBC_00190 harbors:
- a CDS encoding dihydrofolate reductase family protein codes for the protein MRNVTYSMGVSLDGYIVGPDGSFDWTEPDEDVFRFWIDEIRKIDVHLLGRRLYETMLYWETADQDPSLGDPELEWAALWKPLPKVVFSATLSTVQGNARLLSGGLPEEIERLRAEPGEGDIAIGGATLAAEAAASDLIDEYQAMVYPVLVGGGIPFFPRDERRVDLELVETRTFSSKVVYLRYRVARQAVL
- a CDS encoding transposase, with protein sequence MRDRLDELFVDEDFADWYPEDGHPGLSPARLALVSVLQYTENLTDRQAAEAVRCPLDWKYCLRLELDDAGFDFSVLSEFRDRLTQGDRADRLLAVMVERRCSAIR